The following proteins come from a genomic window of Candidatus Cloacimonadota bacterium:
- a CDS encoding capsule assembly Wzi family protein produces the protein MKKSCVLMIGLCIFIWHSTDAQTVFAPLGDNVYQFIERMEIKGLTGRCFNSVKPIPRTEILMYLLSIKESEKYKNLSSSEKEQLENFLEEYSYEKRFLDRDANKLLRAIKKGIECLGGEKVSVQYEKEKVEKWHPLHFPYKFLHKDNLLVFNPLFRFKYKNNQSDSSFFAENSRRLTGGGEIYGYLGDNIGFYFRGVNNAEWGNLYDIKKFDRQEQGIGVLGSMENCNTYDEVDAYVSFSTKYADLIIGRFSNYWGIGKTGSLTISNKPPSYPQIMIRAGFSDWLKFIYFHGWLESNIIDTSLSYPYQWTDRELYKKKYVAAHRLEISPTENLKFGFSEMLYYGERDPELVYFIPIILFWSAQHYTNDQDNEQIGIDIEWIPTHFCKLYGSIMIDEISLSKMFDKDEARNQLGFQLGSYFVEPFLPGLDFRIEYTRLNPWTYTHKFPINEAISDGYIMGYWTGQNADNLYLGVNYQFNDKLKLATNFSHYRKGAQDSIYYQYHTRPDTLPSEKFLYGHQYTKNTFSVSLEYEIMNSLFCKLGYEFLDCNVNEANINNEEYVNPVLYKSDFRQNSLVFSIGYGFR, from the coding sequence ATGAAAAAATCTTGCGTTTTAATGATTGGTCTGTGTATTTTTATCTGGCATTCTACAGATGCACAGACGGTATTCGCACCTCTGGGAGACAATGTTTATCAGTTTATAGAGAGGATGGAAATAAAGGGTTTGACTGGCAGATGTTTTAATTCAGTTAAACCCATTCCAAGAACAGAAATATTAATGTATTTATTAAGTATTAAGGAAAGCGAGAAATACAAGAATCTTTCCTCTTCCGAAAAGGAACAATTAGAGAATTTTTTAGAAGAATATTCTTATGAGAAAAGATTTTTAGACAGAGATGCAAATAAACTATTACGAGCAATTAAAAAGGGAATTGAGTGTCTTGGAGGAGAAAAAGTATCAGTCCAGTATGAAAAAGAGAAAGTAGAGAAATGGCACCCTTTGCATTTTCCTTACAAATTTTTGCATAAAGATAATCTATTAGTGTTTAATCCTCTATTCAGATTCAAATACAAAAACAACCAAAGTGACAGTAGTTTTTTTGCTGAAAACAGCCGAAGATTAACAGGCGGCGGAGAAATCTATGGTTATTTGGGCGACAATATTGGCTTTTACTTTCGTGGAGTTAACAATGCAGAATGGGGCAATTTGTATGATATAAAGAAGTTTGATAGGCAGGAGCAAGGAATTGGAGTTTTAGGAAGTATGGAAAACTGCAACACCTACGATGAAGTAGATGCCTATGTTTCATTCTCAACAAAGTATGCGGATTTAATCATTGGAAGATTCTCTAATTATTGGGGAATTGGTAAAACTGGCAGTTTAACTATCAGTAATAAACCACCATCATATCCACAGATAATGATTAGGGCTGGTTTTAGTGATTGGTTAAAATTCATTTATTTTCATGGTTGGCTGGAAAGTAATATTATTGATACAAGTCTGTCTTATCCATATCAATGGACTGATAGAGAATTGTACAAAAAAAAGTATGTAGCTGCACATCGTCTGGAAATCAGTCCAACGGAAAATCTTAAATTTGGATTTAGCGAAATGCTTTATTATGGAGAGAGGGACCCGGAACTGGTTTATTTTATTCCAATTATTCTTTTCTGGTCTGCACAGCATTATACTAATGACCAGGATAATGAGCAGATTGGGATTGATATTGAATGGATTCCTACTCATTTTTGTAAACTTTATGGCTCAATTATGATTGATGAGATAAGTCTCAGCAAAATGTTTGATAAGGATGAAGCAAGAAACCAGCTTGGATTTCAACTTGGCAGTTATTTTGTTGAACCATTTCTACCAGGCTTAGATTTCAGGATTGAATATACTCGTCTCAATCCATGGACATACACTCATAAATTTCCAATCAATGAGGCCATATCAGATGGATATATAATGGGATATTGGACAGGTCAGAATGCGGATAATCTTTATCTTGGGGTTAATTATCAGTTTAATGATAAGCTGAAGTTAGCAACGAATTTTTCTCACTATCGTAAAGGTGCTCAAGATAGCATTTATTATCAATATCATACTCGTCCTGACACTCTTCCCTCTGAAAAATTTTTATATGGGCATCAGTATACAAAGAATACTTTTAGTGTCTCTTTAGAATATGAAATTATGAATAGCTTATTTTGCAAATTAGGCTATGAGTTTCTTGACTGTAATGTAAATGAGGCTAATATAAATAACGAGGAGTATGTTAATCCTGTTTTATACAAAAGCGATTTTAGACAGAATTCCTTAGTTTTTTCAATTGGATATGGATTTAGATAA